The DNA segment CTGTTGCAGGCACAGGCAAACGACTAAAAAAACTTAGCGCTAAAAAGAATAAATTAAGTTGTTGTCTAAACATCTGCATAATATAAAACCATCGCAAAAATGCGGTTAAATCGTTACTCCTGCTTGCTCAAAACTTGCCATGTCATTGTAAAAGTGTGCTGCCGCGACTAGTAGTGGTAAGGCCAAAGCTGCGCCAGTACCTTCGCCGAGTCTTAAATTAAGGTTTAATAACGGACTGGCGTTAAATTGATTCAATAATAATTGATGCCCAGACTCATCCGATTGATGTGAAAAAATTAGATAATCAGCAATGTTTTCATTAATTTGATTTGCTAAAAGCGCCGCAGCACTGACAATAAAGCCATCAATGAGTACGGCGATGCCAGACTCTGCTGAGGCTAAAATAGCACCGACCATTTGAACTATCTCAAAGCCGCCGACTTGTTCAAGTATATGAATAGCATCAGTGCTACTAATGCGCGTTAACGCCTGTTCGATCAGCTGTTTTTTATGGATTAATTGTTTAGGATCTATGCCTGTACCACTGCCAACACAGTCATCTACATTGGCTTTAGTTAATGCGGCCAAAATAGCTGCCGCTGCACTGGTATTACTGATGCCCATTTCACCGAGGATCAGCAAATTACAGCCTTGCTCAATTTGAGTTAACGCAATGGTTTTGCCATACGCTAACCCTTGCTTTACCTGAGTTTTAGTCATCGCTGCTTGTTCAGCAAAGTTATTTGTACCAGCACCTAGGCGCTGTTCAATAAAGTGTTGGTGCTGTATTTTTATGTCGTTTTCGATTGGCTGAATTATGCCGGCATCAATCACTTTTAAAGCAATGTTGTTTGCTCGACAAAAGCAATTAATTGCAGCGCCGCCATAAATAAAATTTAACACCATTTGACGAGTAACATCACTGGGGGCAATGCTTACTCCTTCAACACTGATGCCATGATCGCCGGCAAACACTAACGCTGTAGGGTTGGTAATTTCAATGGTGTTGGCAAACTTGCTTTTCCGATTAGAGGCAATTAATGCTAATTGTGCGGCAACAGTCTCCAATTGGCCCAAAGCGCCGGGAGGTTTTGTTTTTTGATCAATTTTAGCGATGATCGCATCGCTGTACTTGGTGTTTAACGGGGAAATATTCATGAAAACCATAGCCTACATTTTGCGCATTAATAACAAGAAGAAAATACTGCCTAAAGCAGAGGTGATAACCCCGATTGGAATTTCTTGGCCATCAAGGGCTGTTCGTGCAATAACGTCTACCCAAACTAAAAAACATCCCCCTAATAAACCTGAGCCAATCAGTAATCTTGCTGTTGTTATGCCAACAAATGAACGGACAATATGAGGGATCATTAATCCGACAAAGCCTATGCCACCACAGTAAGAGACAATCACTGCGGTACTTGCGGCACAAATGACTAACACCATAATTCTTAATCGGGCAACTTTTACACCCAGCGTACGAGCGCTTTCATCACTCAGTAACAGCGCATCAAGCTGTCTAGCTAAGCTAAATGCAATTAAAGTGGAGATAAGGATCACCGGGAAAATCCACATCAATGCCGTGTTATCAGCACGTGCTAACGAGCCCATTAACCAAAAAATTACTCGATTTGACGAAAATGCTTCGCCCATATAGAGGATGAAACTAGTTATTGAACTTAGTAAAAACGACACCGCAACACCGGCGAGTAGCAAGTGTGATACCCGGCGCCAGTTATTATTGGCTATTACGGTTAATACTAATGCGACTGCTGCTAAAGCACCGACAAATGCAGCTAAAGGCAGTGAAATAAAGTGAATGCTAGCCGGTAATAAACTTGCCAGTGTTGCGCCTAAGCCAGCGCCGGCAACAATACCAAACAGATAAGGATCGGCTAGTGGGTTGCGAGTAACGTTTTGCATTAACGCACCAGCAATGGCTAAGCCAAAGCCTGCTAAAAATCCAAGTAGTACTCTGGGGAGGCGAATATCATATAAAATTGTTTGGTAGATACTTTTTTCACAACCAGCACTAATGCACTGCCAGACAGCAGAATGGTCGACTTCACTTACGCCAAAGCCTATCGCTAATATGAAAGTACCCAGTACTAAACTAAGCAGCAGCAACATTGAGTAATTGAGATTTAATGGTTTCATCAACTATCACTTACCTGTTGTATGTTGTGGGCTGCAAAGGTGATCCTAGGTTTACTGGTAAATGGGTTTTGATCAACAAAACAGTCTAAATCGAATACTTGCTTAAGGGTGCTTGGTGTTAAAACGTCAATAGGTTTGGCGTTTGAAACAACAGCGCCATTATTCATTAATACCAGTCGATCACAATATTCGGCCGCTAAATTTAAATCATGGATGGTTAATAACAGGGTGATGTTAAGTGTTTTAGCCAGTTTGAGTATTTGATGCTGATAATAGATATCTAAATGGTTAGTCGGCTCATCCATAATAAGAATGTCAGCTGCTTGTACAATGGCTCTGGCAATTAAGGCTCGTTGTTGTTCGCCGCCAGATAAGGTATTAAAGCTTTGTTGCTTTTTATCAAGTAAATCGACTTTGTCTAATGCTTGATTTATATGCTCTAAATCACTGTTCGTGTCTGTTTCAAATAAGCCTTTATGAGGAATTAACCCCATACGAACAACGTCGACAACGGTTAAATTAAATACAGAATTGGAGTGTTGGCTTACCACGGAAAGTTGCTTGGCAATGTCTTTGGTAGAAATTGATTTTAGAGATTTTCCTTTTAGGAAAATATTACCAGTAAAGTCTTGGTATTCGCCATACAAACACTTTAACAGTGAGGTTTTACCTGCGCCATTTGGTCCGACAATAGCCACAGTTTCGCCTTTAACCAAGTTGAAATCAATTTGGTTAATGATGCTTTTCCCGTCTACTTGCCAGGAGAGTTGTTTTGCTTGTAGTACCGTATTGGCCATGCGTATTCTTTTAGCTATTTAGCGCAGGCAATAGTAAGAAGGGTGGTTAATATTCAGCAATGAATAGAAGCAGAGCGAAACGTGCACTGCCAAGAACCAAAATCTTCTTCGCGTTACCCGCACGATTGAATAATTTAACAGCAAGTAATTGTATTAATTACTGTTATTAACTTATGGCAGGTCTCCTGGCTTATAGAGATAACCTAATTTAACCCTTCCCAAAATTACTTCAGTGGTATGTTAAATAAGCTCTATTTACAGTTGCGGGAACAGCTGTGGAATTGCACCACATTCCCTTTTAAGTTCTCAAAAAATATTTGAAAACACCAAAAGTTATGGAATGCTAATTGTAGCAACTTAACCTCTGCTTTAACAATGGTTAAGTGTCTAAATTTCTTACCAATTTATTATAAGTAATAATGGATATGATAAGTATTTAAGAATCGTTCAATTAACGAGCAAGTTTTCGATGCGCTTTAGCAAAGTGACCAGCACAAAATGCACCAATCATTGATAATTCACCGGCTAAACAAAGGCCTGCACATACTTCTGCCAACGCTCTGGCATTGCCGTTGCCCGCTAAACCAAGTAATTGTAAATTAGCTTGTTGGCTTGGTAAGCCTGTGCCACCGCCAACTGTGCCTACCATTAGGTTTGGTAAGGTTACTGAGGCGTATAGGCTGCCATCATCGTTCAGTTCCATGCGTGTAACACCGACCGCTGATTCAGCGACACAAGCAGCATCTTGCCCGCAAGCTATATATAGAGCGGCTAAACCATTAGCGTAATGACCTTGTACACCAACAGAACCACTTAAAACGCCACCGACTGATGACATGCGCCAGAAGTCCGCCATACGCTCTGGAGTCGTATGTAGACGTTTTTTGACTAACTCTGCGCTAATGTGAACTTCTGCGGTTACTTTTTTACCACGAACGCCATTTAATGACTGCATGGTTGCCTTTTTATCTCCGGACAAATTAGCATCAAGAAAGGAGTATTTAGCTTTAGTCGGCGAGTGCTCGGTAATATATTCAAGCACGGCATTGGTGGCAATTGTCACCATGTTTTGCCCTGACGCATCACCCGTTAAATAATCAAAAATTAAATAAACATGATTTCCTTCAATGTTTATTTTTAAATCTTTTAGAGTTAAATGATTTGACGTGCTTTCGGTAATTTCTGTAAAAGTATCTATTTGTGTTGTTGCCCAAGCAACAAACTGTCCTGCTTGTACCAGGGTTTCAAAAGCAAAGCCAGGGGTGCGACACACGCCTTCATTTAATAGCATAGCGCTACAACCGCCAGCTTCAGAGATTAGTAACGCGCCGCGGTTATAAGAGGCTACTAGCGCCGCTTCAGTTGTTGCTAACGGAACAAAATAATCATCCTGTGCAAATAAGCCATTTACCCGCAAAGGCCCGGCGATGCCAACAGGAAGCTTTACTGTACCAATAAAATTTTCAATATTTTTTTGGTACATACTCATACAACGTTCAGTTGTCTGATCGAGTAACTGCTGTTTGGCTTGCTCACAGTCAATTGCCTGCCAACGCTTTTCAACCGTACTTGCTTTAATGTACATGTTTAACGGTTGACGCTTAGCAAGCGGCTGCTCATTCGGGCTTAATTTTTGCAGTGATTCATCATTAATGTCTGACATTACTGAATACACTTCTGCATATTTATTTGGGTTATTCTTTGGCATCGCTTATTTGATCATTTATAAAGCTTTTGGCGAACGGACAAAATTGTACAAGCCGCCTAAAAAGGACGCTTATTGTATAAGGAATCGAGTAAAAGTATAGTTTTAATTATGTTTTGAAAGCTTATCAACGGTCGCAGTACAAAACCGTAAAAATGTTGTCATAAAGTATTCAACTTCAGGCATGGTCTCGCTAAGCTGATCAAGTTTAGTCTTTAAACGCTGTTCAACGTGTTTAAATTCTGGATTGTTGTGGTTTAGTTCATCGAGAGATTTTACATAAGCAACCATAATATCTGCAGCTTTTACAATGCCTTTGTATTCACTGTCGACGTTATCTTGAATAATTAAATCTTCAAAAACATCGCGTAACTCTTCGGGCAATGCATCCAAACATTCCTGTTCGGCAAGGGCTTCTATTTTTTTAAATTCAAATGCTATTTCTTCATTGGCATACTTGGTAGGGCTAACGATATCGCCATAGCGTGTTTCAGAGGCCTCATGATATAACGCGATAGTTGCTGCTCTGTCGGCGTTCAAATTACCGTTAAATTTTTTATTTTTAATCACCGCAAGCAAATGAGCTACGATAGCAACTTGATGGGAATGTTCAGCAATATTTTCTGCTTTTACACAATACATTAATGCCCAAC comes from the Thalassotalea nanhaiensis genome and includes:
- a CDS encoding hydroxymethylglutaryl-CoA reductase, which codes for MPKNNPNKYAEVYSVMSDINDESLQKLSPNEQPLAKRQPLNMYIKASTVEKRWQAIDCEQAKQQLLDQTTERCMSMYQKNIENFIGTVKLPVGIAGPLRVNGLFAQDDYFVPLATTEAALVASYNRGALLISEAGGCSAMLLNEGVCRTPGFAFETLVQAGQFVAWATTQIDTFTEITESTSNHLTLKDLKINIEGNHVYLIFDYLTGDASGQNMVTIATNAVLEYITEHSPTKAKYSFLDANLSGDKKATMQSLNGVRGKKVTAEVHISAELVKKRLHTTPERMADFWRMSSVGGVLSGSVGVQGHYANGLAALYIACGQDAACVAESAVGVTRMELNDDGSLYASVTLPNLMVGTVGGGTGLPSQQANLQLLGLAGNGNARALAEVCAGLCLAGELSMIGAFCAGHFAKAHRKLAR
- the cobT gene encoding nicotinate-nucleotide--dimethylbenzimidazole phosphoribosyltransferase translates to MNISPLNTKYSDAIIAKIDQKTKPPGALGQLETVAAQLALIASNRKSKFANTIEITNPTALVFAGDHGISVEGVSIAPSDVTRQMVLNFIYGGAAINCFCRANNIALKVIDAGIIQPIENDIKIQHQHFIEQRLGAGTNNFAEQAAMTKTQVKQGLAYGKTIALTQIEQGCNLLILGEMGISNTSAAAAILAALTKANVDDCVGSGTGIDPKQLIHKKQLIEQALTRISSTDAIHILEQVGGFEIVQMVGAILASAESGIAVLIDGFIVSAAALLANQINENIADYLIFSHQSDESGHQLLLNQFNASPLLNLNLRLGEGTGAALALPLLVAAAHFYNDMASFEQAGVTI
- a CDS encoding ABC transporter ATP-binding protein, with protein sequence MANTVLQAKQLSWQVDGKSIINQIDFNLVKGETVAIVGPNGAGKTSLLKCLYGEYQDFTGNIFLKGKSLKSISTKDIAKQLSVVSQHSNSVFNLTVVDVVRMGLIPHKGLFETDTNSDLEHINQALDKVDLLDKKQQSFNTLSGGEQQRALIARAIVQAADILIMDEPTNHLDIYYQHQILKLAKTLNITLLLTIHDLNLAAEYCDRLVLMNNGAVVSNAKPIDVLTPSTLKQVFDLDCFVDQNPFTSKPRITFAAHNIQQVSDS
- a CDS encoding FecCD family ABC transporter permease, with the translated sequence MKPLNLNYSMLLLLSLVLGTFILAIGFGVSEVDHSAVWQCISAGCEKSIYQTILYDIRLPRVLLGFLAGFGLAIAGALMQNVTRNPLADPYLFGIVAGAGLGATLASLLPASIHFISLPLAAFVGALAAVALVLTVIANNNWRRVSHLLLAGVAVSFLLSSITSFILYMGEAFSSNRVIFWLMGSLARADNTALMWIFPVILISTLIAFSLARQLDALLLSDESARTLGVKVARLRIMVLVICAASTAVIVSYCGGIGFVGLMIPHIVRSFVGITTARLLIGSGLLGGCFLVWVDVIARTALDGQEIPIGVITSALGSIFFLLLMRKM
- the yfbR gene encoding 5'-deoxynucleotidase, which gives rise to MESTFLAWMFRMPLIKRWALMYCVKAENIAEHSHQVAIVAHLLAVIKNKKFNGNLNADRAATIALYHEASETRYGDIVSPTKYANEEIAFEFKKIEALAEQECLDALPEELRDVFEDLIIQDNVDSEYKGIVKAADIMVAYVKSLDELNHNNPEFKHVEQRLKTKLDQLSETMPEVEYFMTTFLRFCTATVDKLSKHN